A single window of Eucalyptus grandis isolate ANBG69807.140 chromosome 1, ASM1654582v1, whole genome shotgun sequence DNA harbors:
- the LOC104445979 gene encoding uncharacterized ATP-dependent helicase IRC20, whose product MAEETSGVMNLDLNLGPIPEPGSGSVPVEAVNLEDWIGEPLRGHREAARLRGWPRWRWRHAAQEHNISMEFSELIDNSVDGTSLQAGEGSVTAEERASDVPKVCENNTNFLEDGATDKDNLSKNNGTDGGFFDCNICLELARDPVVTCCGHLFCWPCLYRWLQHHEDIKECPVCKGEVTCKNVTPIYGRGNNIHEPEEDPSLKIPVRPHARRVESLRQTIHRNVLNFPMEEMIRRLGSRYDLTRDLFNLRDSDGTRETGGRTASLIDRFLTSRRMRREQNTVVPPDDIVDLTQNETTSHESGESRRLHSRLLRRSQSRNAEISSLTTPLGSASALVEYLRSRSIGRNQEQPPPVDDRDSFSSIAAVINSESQVDTAVEIDSMVSLSTSTSRRRNDVARLSDLDSGDSRAPRRRRLN is encoded by the coding sequence ATGGCGGAGGAGACATCTGGTGTGATGAACCTCGATTTGAATTTGGGTCCTATCCCCGAGCCAGGGTCAGGATCTGTACCTGTTGAAGCTGTGAATTTGGAAGATTGGATTGGAGAGCCTCTTCGTGGGCACAGGGAAGCTGCTCGGTTAAGGGGTTGGCCGCGGTGGAGATGGCGACATGCGGCTCAGGAGCATAACATTTCAATGGAGTTTAGTGAATTGATAGATAATTCTGTTGATGGGACTTCACTGCAAGCAGGTGAAGGTAGTGTCACTGCCGAGGAGAGAGCGAGTGATGTTCCCAAAGTTTGTGAAAATAATACCAACTTCTTAGAAGACGGAGCGACAGATAAggacaatctttcaaagaataaCGGGACTGATGGGGGTTTCTTCGATTGCAACATATGCTTGGAGTTGGCTAGAGACCCTGTTGTTACTTGTTGTGGTCACTTGTTCTGCTGGCCATGCCTTTATCGATGGTTACAACATCATGAGGATATCAAGGAATGTCCGGTTTGCAAAGGAGAAGTCACATGTAAGAACGTGACACCTATATATGGCCGTGGGAACAACATTCATGAGCCTGAGGAAGATCCAAGTCTTAAAATTCCTGTTAGGCCCCATGCACGTCGTGTTGAGAGTTTGAGGCAAACCATCCATAGAAATGTTCTCAATTTCCCTATGGAAGAGATGATCCGACGCCTTGGAAGTAGATATGATTTGACTAGAGATCTTTTTAATCTACGAGACTCTGATGGTACTCGTGAAACAGGTGGGAGGACCGCTTCCTTGATAGACAGGTTTCTAACTTCTCGGAGGATGCGCAGGGAGCAAAACACAGTCGTTCCTCCAGATGATATAGTTGACTTAACACAAAATGAGACCACAAGCCATGAGAGTGGTGAAAGCCGCCGGTTGCACTCACGTTTACTTAGAAGATCTCAATCTAGAAATGCAGAAATTTCTTCTCTTACGACTCCACTTGGTTCAGCTTCAGCCTTAGTGGAATATTTGCGCAGTCGTAGTATAGGAAGAAACCAAGAGCAACCTCCTCCGGTTGATGATAGAGATTCTTTCTCAAGCATTGCTGCTGTTATAAACTCAGAAAGTCAGGTGGACACTGCTGTGGAGATTGATTCCATGGTCTCTCTTTCAACTTCAACTTCCAGAAGGAGAAATGATGTTGCTCGACTTTCAGATTTGGACAGTGGGGATTCTCGTGCACCCAGAAGAAGACGACTAAACTGA
- the LOC104445990 gene encoding homeobox-leucine zipper protein HOX11 yields MELGLSLGDAPFLEKEDLGFHLGLGSSFCGRPKEARDHGCGDVEDKSKRPRDAVALQLHLFPSRSPSLLPQLNDNNGDSSDGLAEGKWLPSRLLATAAAAKTELVDAGAERLSSPNSGTSSFHQLEFRSGSGGRSKTVDALSLEGDNERACSKGSDEYDEDNGLARKKLRLSKEQSAFLEESFKEHHTLNPKEKLALARQLNLRPRQVEVWFQNRRARTKLKQTEVDCEHLKRCCERLTEENKRLHKELQELRALKSSHHYSFMKHPVPATTLSMCPSCERISTSTAAATNMNKMPAPSSSLTSANPRTALIHQPLPNNTQAQAAS; encoded by the exons ATGGAGCTGGGTCTGAGCTTGGGAGATGCGCCGTTTCTTGAGAAGGAAGACTTAGGGTTTCATCTTGGGTTGGGAAGCAGCTTCTGTGGACGGCCCAAGGAAGCAAGAGATCACGGCTGTGGCGATGTTGAGGATAAGAGTAAGCGGCCGAGAGACGCCGTGGCTCTTCAGCTTCATCTCTTTCCTTCTCGAAGCCCGTCTTTGCTTCCTCAGCTCAACGATAATAACG GCGATTCTTCAGATGGGCTAGCCGAAGGGAAGTGGTTGCCGAGCCGGTTGCTGGCGACTGCGGCGGCGGCAAAGACCGAGTTGGTGGATGCTGGGGCGGAGCGGCTGTCTTCCCCGAACAGCGGCACATCTTCGTTTCATCAGCTGGAGTTCAGATCGGGCTCAGGCGGAAGGAGCAAGACGGTCGACGCCTTGTCGTTGGAAGGCGACAACGAGAGGGCGTGTTCCAAAGGCAGCGATGAATATGATGAAGACAACGGTTTGGCTCGGAAGAAGCTCAGGCTCTCCAAGGAACAGTCTGCTTTTCTTGAAGAGAGCTTCAAGGAACACCATACCCTTAATCCT AAAGAAAAGCTTGCATTGGCAAGACAGCTGAATCTGCGCCCTCGCCAAGTAGAAGTGTGGTTTCAGAACAGAAGAGCAAG GACGAAGCTGAAGCAAACGGAGGTGGATTGCGAGCACTTGAAGAGATGCTGCGAGAGACTGACAGAAGAGAACAAGAGGCTGCACAAGGAGCTTCAAGAACTCAGGGCTCTCAAGTCCTCCCACCATTACTCGTTCATGAAACATCCGGTTCCAGCCACCACTCTCTCCATGTGCCCCTCCTGCGAGCGCATCTCCACCTCCACTGCCGCCGCCACTAACATGAATAAAATGCCTGCTCCATCGTCATCATTAACGTCGGCTAATCCTAGAACAGCCTTAATCCACCAGCCTCTCCCGAATAATACGCAGGCTCAAGCTGCTTCCTGA